ttcaaAATCAGGATATGTAGAACCTTTGTGTATCTCACACATAGCcctacaaattcaacaataattttaaaaagagaaaatataagaaCCATAGAATCATGTATAACAagtcttttataaatttaaggGAAAATATCAGTTTAGCCTTCCAAATTACTACTTGTTTTGCgtttagccccacaaactgccaacattCCGACTtcgaccccccaaactaccaaaacctttgaaaaatatcCAATTTGACGAAATATTCTTgtattacccctgccacgtgtcattttttaattaaaaaaaatatttttttcaaaaaaaaaaactaaaaactaaaaaaaagtaaaaggagtaaactaaaaaaaaaacttaatttttttttttcaaaaaaaaaagggaccaTGGGGTGGCTGGCGCCACCTCTGGTGGTGGCTCGTGGCCACTCCAGTGGTCGAGGGGTGGCTTGGGGTGGCTGCGTGTCACCCCCGACCCCCTtagggtggctttcgggccaccccaaatgaatttcggggtggcccgaaagccacctcTAGGactcagggggtggcgcgcggccacccctagggcttgAGGGGTGGCGCtcagccacccctaagggccaggGTGGCTTATAGGCCACCCCCCtacccaagggggtggctcggcagccacccccaaaccccatattttttaaaaaaataaaaataaaaatttaattttttttaatttttttttttagtttttttagtttttttattattttttaattgaacacacacacaaaaagaagataaaattagAGGCCATTTTTACCCCTTTGGTTCCGTAAGCCTAGCGTGATTGTTgtgtgagataaaattagagGCCATTTTTTCCCCTTTGGTTCCGTAAGCCTAGCATGATTATCAGAGGCCATTTTTTCCCCTTTGGTTTTCCCCTTTGGTTCCGTAAGCCTAGCGTGATTGTTGTGTAACTTGTGTGATCATGGTCTGGTCTGAAGAAAACGAGAAATTCCACGTCCTCAATCCAACGGATCGGATTTCCCTACGTGCTTCTGCCTTCTAGAGACTTCACACGTGTCTCTCTACTCGTTCCCCAATGCCACACACTTGTCAGCGAGTAGTCTCCAACTAGCTCGGCCCGAGTCTCACGAGTCACAACGCCACGAGTCCGTACAGTCTAGGGGTTTCGCGTTCGATCGTCGATCGCCACCACCATGTACCGAGTCGCAGCTTCCCGCCTCAGGGATCTCAAGGTCAGTCCCCGATTCTCTTCTCAGTCCCGAGTGAGAAGAAACCCTAATCCCCAATTCTTTGGACGTGATCTCGTACACATACCTGAAAAATTTCTGCTTGATGCTGCGAATCTTGCTCTTTGAATTCGTTGATTACTTAGCCAATTAGTGGTTAGATCTGATCATGGCTGTCCAACTGTTTGATtgccaagaaaaataaaataattaaagtacCAGCTAAATTTTGGGACTTCCACTAAAGTTAGCACAATACAAGCGCTTTTTGTAACGCTTAGTTCAGATTTGTATGATTTAAGAAAGTAATATAAGAtcgaaggaaaagaaaaattagatcATGTTTTCAGTTGCAAATTGAACAATGCATTTTGTATAATCAATTGCAACCTAAGAGCTTCGATGACTTGTTtgtaaacttttaatttggtttttccTCGTTTCTTTGGTTTGTCTTTTTGGTTGTTTGCAAGAAAACTTTGATTATGTAACAGTCTCAGATGTAATAAGTTTTGTGAAAAACGAGAATGGCTCCTTGGTGTTTTGATGACATTTGCACGTAGAGACTCTTTTTGGTGTAATATAGGGGATAGAAccaatctttttgttttatgtttattGTATATGGATCATCTTATAGAGTGGAAATGTATCGTGCTCTGCTACTTAACCATGATTAGGGTCGAAGGTGCAATGGGGCGTTGGCCAGATTTGCAAGTTCGAGTGCTGTTGCCACAAAGCCATCCTCCTCTTTGGGAGGTCTCTTTGGGTGGCTGACTGGAGGAGGATCCAAGTCTTTACCTCCCCTAGACTTCCCACTTGATGGTGTCACTCTCCCACCTTCATTGCCTGATTACGTTGAACCAAGTAAAACCAAGATTACTACTCTCCCAAACGGCGTCAAGATAGCCTCTGAAACATCGACGGTAAGAATGGTTGTTGGAGTGTCTTTTTAGAgtctttcttttgtatttttcctaCTCATATAATGGATCAAGAATCTGATGATTTATCCTAATTGCCTTTGGTTCTGCTGGTTGACCAGAATCCTGCAGCCTCAATAGGGTTATATGTCAATTGTGGTTCAGTCTATGAGACACCAGTATCAATTGGAGTCAGTGACCTGCTGCGGCGTATGGCTTTTAAGAGCACGAGAAACCGGAGCCACTTGCGTGTAGTGCGAGAAGTGGAAGCCATTGGTGGCAATGTGGAAGCTTCATCTTCTAAGGAGCAGATGAGTTACACCTATAATGCTTTGAAGACTTATGTTCCTGAAATGGTAGAGCTGCTTGTTGACATTGTGAGGAATCCTGTATACCTGGATTGGGAGGTCAATGAAGAggtagtggtttttttttttcatcagaCTGTGCAAACGCTTGCAATTTCTGTATTCTCTCAAATGTATTAGGATTGCTGAAATTACAAACTACATTCTGCAGCTGCGGAAGTTGAAAGCTGAGATTGGTGAAACTTCTAACAACCCTCACATTTTGCTGTTGGATGCTATTCATTCTGCTGGTTATTCTGGTGCTTTGGCAAATCCAGTTTCAGCCCCAGAATCTGCAATCAACAGATTGAATAGTACAATTCTTGAGGAATTTGTTGCTGTAAGTCTTTGATAAGTTTATATTTGATGTCTCTGTTTATACATCTCGTATCCCTCTATGATATTTGTCTCTTCATATTAGCGTATTCAACTCAGgcttttttttgacaatttcaGGAAAATTATACTGCTCCACGAATGGTACTTGTAGCTTCTGGTGTTGAACACGATGAACTGTTATCTGTTGCAGAACCACTTTTGTCTGATCTACCCAGTGTCTCTCGTCCTGATGAGCCAAAATCTGTTTACACTGGAGGTGATTATCGTTGCCAAGGTGAATCAGGGGTGTGTATCATAAATGTTCcatttaagtttttctttccTGTCTTTCACGTCCATCCAGCATTTTGTTAACCCTGATGTTCTCTTGCCTGACCAGAGAACCCATTTTGCTCTTGCATTTGAACTTCCTGGTGGCTGGCATAAGGAGAAGGAAGCTATAGTTTTGACTGTGCTTGAGGTCTGGATATTTAGTTTTTCTAGTAACTTCATTTGCTTGTAAACTGAAATGTTCGAAGGAATTTGTTATCTACTGGGTTCCCCAATATTTATTTGCATTGTTATTTTGCtcattctgcttcacaatggtTGCAATGTTAATAAATCTAACTTTACTGTAGGTGCTAATGAGAGGTGGTGGATCCTTCTCGGCTGGTGGGCCTGGAAAAGGGATGCATTCACGCCTATGTAAGTTTCTCAAAACACTTGTGTAACTGAGCTTGAAAAGCATggttcatttcaaagtttttggtttgaaaatttgTATTACATAGATTCTAAACATATGGCTATTAGGTTTTCTCTACTTTCTATTTCAAATAAACCATTTTATTtggtttctctttctttttctttctctgtgtTCCAATTTTTGCATCTAACTTCATTTGCTGATATGATGAGCAGATCTTCGTGTTTTGAAGGAGTATCCACAATTTCAGTCAATTTCTGCATTCAGCAGCATCTACAAAAGTACTGGCTTATTTGGCATCCAAGCAACCACTGTAAACTATCTCTTTAACCTTTTATTATTTGGGTAGATCAGAAATTTGTAGTTTCCTGATGTATTGCAAGACGTGATATCTCAGTTTATGATTCCTACAAATTTGCTTATTTCTTTTCTAGTAAGTATTGAGTATCAGACCATAAAAGTCATTCTTAGAGTCCCCAGCAAATGAGATCTGTAAAATCTATATGTAAAATCCTGTAATTATAGttacaattaaattaaataattaagggTTCTATACACATGAGGTGTTACGACCGGATCCTGATCAGAAAAGCATTGCAATTAACCCAGTGTACAGATGTAAGTGGATTTATGTTTGGGCCAAGAGAGATCAGAAAATGTAGAAATGGTATCAAGTTTTTATGCTCTAGATCCAAGAATGGGAAATGCTTATCAGAAGCTTAAAGTACGAGTCGGATGGCCAATCAGCACTGaagaaaattatagtttttttttttatgataccATATACTGGGTGTCTAATCTTTAGGTGAAAACACTCAGGTTGCTTCTATGGGGG
The Alnus glutinosa chromosome 14, dhAlnGlut1.1, whole genome shotgun sequence genome window above contains:
- the LOC133857333 gene encoding mitochondrial-processing peptidase subunit alpha-like, translated to MYRVAASRLRDLKGRRCNGALARFASSSAVATKPSSSLGGLFGWLTGGGSKSLPPLDFPLDGVTLPPSLPDYVEPSKTKITTLPNGVKIASETSTNPAASIGLYVNCGSVYETPVSIGVSDLLRRMAFKSTRNRSHLRVVREVEAIGGNVEASSSKEQMSYTYNALKTYVPEMVELLVDIVRNPVYLDWEVNEELRKLKAEIGETSNNPHILLLDAIHSAGYSGALANPVSAPESAINRLNSTILEEFVAENYTAPRMVLVASGVEHDELLSVAEPLLSDLPSVSRPDEPKSVYTGGDYRCQGESGRTHFALAFELPGGWHKEKEAIVLTVLEVLMRGGGSFSAGGPGKGMHSRLYLRVLKEYPQFQSISAFSSIYKSTGLFGIQATTGSDFVSKAVDIVANELIAVATPGEVDQVQLDRAKQSTKSAILVNLESRTLALEDIGRQILICGERKPVDHFLKAVDEVTVKDIASVAQKLLTSPLTMASYGDAINVPSYDSVSSKFRSK